In Polaribacter sp. Hel_I_88, the following proteins share a genomic window:
- a CDS encoding porin family protein yields MKNIIFIVFFIMTISKLSAQKDSLQLGDSYADDQIYFSVSYAQFNNQPTAISRSNFSYAVSAGFLKDVILNKRGNISFAAGVGYGFNFFNHELKVEELSSGTSFNSASNLASNIFTSHNLEFPIEFRWRTSTAKKYDFWRIYGGVKFLYNVSNTFRFEENGTKFSYNNVSAFNNFQYGLTLSVGYDVFNLNLFYGLTPVFKNATINGEEINTTILKFGFIFYIL; encoded by the coding sequence ATGAAGAATATAATTTTTATTGTTTTTTTTATCATGACTATAAGTAAATTATCTGCTCAGAAAGATTCTTTACAATTAGGAGATAGTTATGCAGATGATCAAATATATTTTTCGGTTTCTTATGCACAATTTAATAATCAACCTACAGCAATAAGTAGAAGTAATTTTTCTTATGCAGTTTCTGCGGGTTTTTTGAAAGATGTTATTTTAAACAAAAGAGGTAATATTTCTTTTGCAGCTGGTGTTGGTTATGGATTTAACTTTTTTAATCATGAGCTTAAAGTAGAGGAACTAAGTTCGGGAACAAGCTTTAATTCTGCATCTAATTTGGCTTCAAATATTTTTACTTCACATAATTTAGAGTTTCCAATTGAGTTTAGATGGAGGACATCTACTGCAAAAAAATACGATTTTTGGCGGATATATGGAGGTGTTAAATTTTTATACAATGTATCTAATACATTTAGATTTGAAGAGAATGGAACTAAGTTTAGTTATAATAACGTAAGTGCGTTTAATAACTTTCAATATGGTTTAACGCTTTCAGTGGGTTATGACGTTTTTAATCTCAACTTATTTTACGGTTTAACTCCTGTTTTTAAAAATGCTACTATAAATGGAGAGGAAATTAATACTACTATTTTAAAGTTTGGATTTATTTTTTATATCTTATAA
- a CDS encoding biopolymer transporter ExbD, protein MSKFRKKKKGMPAVNTASLPDIVFMLLFFFMVTTTMRETDLRIENPVLPSATEIKKLEDKSLVSTIYVGKSTDVNRDGAGYNKIQLNDKISTADQVPAFILGKRDKIAEKLVPFMTTSIKADKRSNVGTIIDIRLKLRDVNALKINYSSTPDSKN, encoded by the coding sequence ATGTCTAAATTTAGAAAGAAGAAAAAAGGAATGCCTGCAGTAAATACTGCATCACTTCCAGATATCGTTTTTATGTTATTATTCTTCTTCATGGTAACAACTACTATGAGAGAGACAGATTTAAGAATAGAAAATCCTGTATTACCTAGTGCTACTGAAATTAAAAAATTAGAAGACAAAAGTTTGGTAAGTACAATCTATGTTGGTAAGTCTACAGATGTTAATAGAGATGGAGCAGGTTATAATAAAATTCAATTGAATGATAAAATATCTACTGCAGATCAAGTGCCAGCTTTTATTTTAGGAAAAAGAGATAAAATAGCTGAGAAATTAGTTCCTTTTATGACTACTTCTATTAAGGCAGACAAAAGATCTAATGTAGGTACAATTATAGATATTAGATTAAAATTAAGAGATGTAAATGCTCTTAAAATTAACTATTCTTCTACACCTGATTCGAAAAATTAA
- a CDS encoding ATP-binding protein has product MKKTIPFKRILKQLKDDAIGKDSHRGITLTYAWLANQFGHISLGFIPSYLLFYFSNFDAVKSSIYVSGFWLLFELYNFLGPLLSKSESKSDMVFIPKKTTYKFKPKWNNLAFDTFTDVCFFAFGAFLFSLLITEGDNKTVLIVLSSLGIYLLFATRYWFVTKMYQFYARFPFQFRLSQWDFTIDAENKNKVEQFKKSTKKDGNHLLIYGALSTGKTSLGVGILNELSIKNNSCLYVNAFKMFNYFFNDENDVLEEHEIWNWKTTNFLMIDDINPSEPIQDELISPKILLSFIDTLQPINKANRDILKNKNIIWVLGNKQPLKINYEDSWKNMLLEIGIPEEKITTISL; this is encoded by the coding sequence ATGAAAAAAACGATTCCTTTCAAAAGAATTTTAAAGCAATTAAAAGATGATGCCATTGGTAAAGATTCTCATAGAGGAATTACTTTAACATATGCTTGGTTGGCAAATCAATTTGGTCATATTTCCTTAGGTTTTATTCCTAGTTATTTACTTTTTTATTTTTCGAATTTTGATGCTGTAAAATCTTCAATATATGTGTCAGGTTTTTGGTTACTTTTTGAGTTGTATAATTTTTTAGGCCCTTTATTAAGTAAAAGCGAATCGAAATCTGATATGGTTTTTATCCCAAAAAAAACAACTTATAAATTTAAACCAAAATGGAATAATTTAGCTTTTGATACTTTTACAGATGTCTGTTTTTTTGCATTTGGTGCTTTTTTGTTTAGTTTGTTAATAACAGAAGGAGATAATAAAACAGTTTTAATTGTTTTATCAAGTTTAGGCATCTATTTATTATTTGCTACAAGATATTGGTTTGTCACAAAAATGTACCAATTTTATGCGAGGTTTCCTTTTCAATTTCGCTTAAGTCAATGGGATTTTACTATTGATGCTGAAAACAAAAATAAGGTTGAACAATTTAAAAAATCAACAAAAAAAGATGGAAATCATTTATTAATATACGGAGCTTTAAGTACAGGAAAAACAAGTTTAGGAGTAGGGATTTTAAATGAATTAAGTATAAAAAACAACAGTTGTTTGTATGTAAATGCGTTTAAAATGTTTAATTATTTTTTTAATGATGAAAATGACGTTTTAGAAGAACATGAAATATGGAATTGGAAAACGACCAATTTTTTAATGATTGATGATATAAATCCAAGTGAACCCATTCAAGATGAATTGATATCGCCTAAAATATTATTAAGTTTTATTGATACTTTACAACCAATTAACAAAGCAAATAGAGATATTTTAAAGAATAAAAATATAATTTGGGTTTTAGGTAATAAGCAACCTTTAAAAATAAATTATGAAGATTCTTGGAAAAATATGCTTTTAGAAATTGGTAT
- a CDS encoding type II toxin-antitoxin system RelE/ParE family toxin translates to MDELTIVWTLTALKQRNQVFKYWNLRNNSNAYSKRLNLKIKEKTTLLKDFPEMGNPTEKLNLRKINLEHYSIFYKVF, encoded by the coding sequence ATGGATGAACTAACTATTGTTTGGACTCTAACAGCTTTAAAACAGAGGAATCAAGTTTTTAAGTATTGGAATTTAAGAAACAATAGTAATGCTTATTCTAAAAGATTAAATTTAAAAATTAAAGAAAAAACTACGTTATTAAAAGATTTTCCTGAAATGGGAAATCCAACAGAAAAACTAAATTTAAGAAAGATTAATCTTGAACATTATTCAATCTTTTATAAAGTTTTTTAA
- the asnS gene encoding asparagine--tRNA ligase codes for MTQKNVAEILKSDSILQEVHINGWVRTFRSNRFIAINDGSTINNIQCVIDFENTPEDTLKRITTGAAVSIKGTIVESQGKGQSVEIQVSNIEILGDSNADEYPIQPKKHSFEFLRENAHLRVRTNTFSAVMRVRSKLSFAVHKYFQENGFNYVNTPIITGSDAEGAGEMFRVTNFEDNKAPETEDGNIDYSKDFFGKETNLTVSGQLEAETFAMALGKAYTFGPTFRAENSNTTRHLAEFWMIEPEVAFMDLDGNMDLAEDFIKSVLKDVLETCKDDLAFLDQRLTQEDKSKPQAERSEMSLLNKLKFVVDNNFKRVSYTEAFDILRNSKPNKKKKFQYPINEWGADLQSEHERYLVEKHFKCPVILFDYPANIKAFYMRLNDDGKTVRAMDVLFPGIGEMVGGSQREERYDVLVDKMKALDIDEKELWWYLDLRKFGTAVHSGFGLGFERLVQFTTGMSNIRDVIPFPRTPQNAEF; via the coding sequence ATGACACAGAAAAATGTTGCAGAAATTTTAAAATCAGATTCGATTTTACAAGAAGTTCATATAAATGGCTGGGTAAGAACTTTTAGAAGTAATCGTTTTATAGCTATCAATGATGGTTCAACAATTAACAATATACAATGTGTTATCGATTTTGAAAATACTCCAGAAGATACTTTAAAAAGAATTACAACTGGTGCTGCTGTTTCAATAAAAGGAACTATTGTCGAGAGCCAAGGAAAAGGGCAATCTGTAGAAATTCAAGTTTCTAATATAGAAATTTTAGGAGATTCTAATGCAGATGAATATCCTATTCAGCCTAAAAAACATAGCTTTGAGTTTTTAAGGGAGAATGCACATTTACGTGTAAGAACAAATACGTTTAGTGCAGTTATGAGAGTTCGTTCTAAACTATCTTTTGCAGTCCATAAATATTTTCAAGAAAATGGTTTTAACTATGTAAACACACCAATTATTACGGGTTCTGATGCAGAAGGTGCTGGAGAAATGTTTAGAGTTACCAATTTTGAAGATAATAAAGCTCCTGAAACAGAAGATGGAAACATAGACTATTCTAAAGACTTTTTTGGTAAAGAGACTAATTTAACAGTTTCTGGACAATTAGAAGCTGAAACTTTTGCTATGGCTTTAGGTAAAGCCTATACTTTTGGACCAACTTTTAGAGCAGAAAACTCCAACACAACTCGTCATTTAGCAGAATTTTGGATGATTGAACCCGAAGTTGCTTTTATGGATTTAGATGGCAATATGGATTTGGCAGAAGATTTTATAAAATCGGTTTTAAAAGATGTTTTAGAAACCTGTAAAGATGATTTAGCATTTTTAGATCAGCGATTAACGCAAGAAGATAAAAGCAAACCACAAGCAGAAAGAAGTGAAATGAGTTTGTTAAACAAATTAAAATTTGTGGTTGACAACAACTTTAAACGTGTGTCTTATACAGAGGCTTTTGACATTTTAAGAAACTCAAAACCGAATAAAAAGAAGAAATTTCAATATCCTATTAATGAATGGGGAGCAGATTTACAGTCTGAGCACGAACGTTATTTAGTAGAAAAACATTTTAAATGTCCTGTTATTTTATTTGATTATCCTGCAAATATCAAAGCATTTTATATGCGTTTAAATGATGATGGAAAAACAGTAAGAGCTATGGATGTATTGTTTCCAGGAATTGGAGAAATGGTTGGTGGCTCACAAAGAGAAGAACGTTATGATGTTTTGGTTGATAAAATGAAAGCCTTAGATATTGATGAAAAAGAATTATGGTGGTATTTAGATTTGCGTAAATTCGGAACTGCTGTACATTCTGGTTTTGGTCTTGGTTTTGAAAGATTGGTGCAATTTACAACAGGAATGAGTAATATTAGAGACGTAATTCCTTTTCCAAGAACGCCACAAAATGCTGAATTTTAA
- the rpoN gene encoding RNA polymerase factor sigma-54 yields MLKQSLNFKLLQKLSPQQIQLMKLIQLPTQAFEERLKQEIEENPALDTGKDDADSIDDDLSNEYDDAEDGNEKIDAEDINIDEYLSDDEIPNYKTQANNYSADDEEKNVPYAAGTSFHQSLKNQLNTYNFTEEERAIAEFLVGSIDDSGYIRREIIDLVDDLAFTANVFTTEEKVVAVLKRAVHTLDPIGVGARDLRECLIIQLKAKESNKIRSLAIAILEDAFDHFVKKHYKKLQEKFNISEDELKEVNSEISRLNPKPGSSYAGNNKIAEQIVPDFSIKIIDGELDLTLNSRNAPELHVSREYNNMLKGYQEATTKSKSQKDAVFFIKQKLDAAKWFIDAIKQRQETLLVTMNTIMHYQYDYFLTGDERKLRPMILKDIADKINMDVSTVSRVANSKYVSTPYGTKLIKEFFSESMKNDQGEDVSTKEIKKILETVISEENKKKPLTDEKLSVILKEKGYPIARRTIAKYREQLDLPVARLRKEI; encoded by the coding sequence ATGCTAAAACAAAGTCTTAATTTTAAACTTTTACAGAAATTATCTCCACAACAAATACAGTTGATGAAGTTAATTCAATTGCCTACGCAAGCTTTTGAAGAACGTTTAAAGCAAGAAATTGAAGAGAATCCAGCCTTAGATACAGGCAAAGATGATGCAGATTCTATAGATGACGATTTATCAAACGAATATGATGATGCAGAAGATGGAAACGAAAAAATTGATGCTGAAGATATTAATATTGATGAATATTTAAGTGACGATGAAATTCCGAATTATAAAACGCAAGCCAATAATTATTCTGCAGACGATGAAGAAAAAAATGTGCCTTATGCAGCTGGAACAAGTTTTCATCAATCTTTAAAAAACCAATTAAATACGTATAACTTTACAGAAGAAGAACGTGCAATTGCAGAGTTTTTAGTGGGTAGTATTGATGATAGTGGTTATATAAGAAGAGAAATTATAGATCTAGTAGATGATTTAGCTTTTACAGCAAATGTTTTTACTACTGAAGAAAAAGTTGTTGCTGTTTTAAAAAGAGCAGTGCATACATTAGATCCTATTGGAGTTGGAGCCAGAGATTTAAGAGAGTGTTTAATTATTCAACTTAAAGCAAAAGAAAGTAATAAAATTAGAAGTTTAGCAATTGCTATTCTGGAAGATGCTTTCGATCATTTTGTAAAAAAACATTACAAAAAACTTCAAGAAAAATTCAACATTTCTGAAGATGAGTTGAAAGAAGTAAACTCAGAAATTTCTAGATTAAATCCTAAACCTGGCAGTTCTTATGCTGGTAATAACAAAATTGCTGAACAGATTGTTCCAGATTTTTCAATTAAAATTATAGATGGCGAACTAGATTTAACGCTAAACTCTAGAAATGCTCCTGAATTACATGTTTCAAGAGAGTATAATAATATGCTAAAAGGCTATCAAGAAGCAACTACAAAAAGTAAATCTCAAAAAGATGCAGTATTCTTTATCAAACAAAAACTAGATGCTGCTAAATGGTTTATTGATGCTATAAAACAACGTCAGGAAACACTTTTGGTAACTATGAATACAATAATGCATTATCAATATGATTATTTTTTAACAGGTGATGAACGCAAGTTAAGACCCATGATTTTAAAAGATATTGCAGATAAAATAAATATGGACGTTTCTACAGTTTCTAGAGTGGCAAATAGCAAATATGTATCTACACCTTATGGAACTAAATTAATTAAAGAATTCTTTTCTGAATCTATGAAAAATGATCAAGGAGAAGATGTATCTACCAAAGAAATTAAAAAAATTTTAGAAACTGTTATTAGTGAAGAAAATAAGAAGAAACCTTTAACGGACGAAAAATTATCTGTTATATTAAAAGAAAAAGGGTATCCGATTGCAAGAAGAACAATTGCTAAATATCGTGAACAGTTAGATTTACCTGTGGCTCGTTTACGAAAAGAAATATAG